From Candidatus Manganitrophus morganii, the proteins below share one genomic window:
- a CDS encoding HPF/RaiA family ribosome-associated protein — MMMLPLQMVVRNLSLSEAAKEDIREKASKLSRYYDPIVRCRVIVNAPHRHQRKGQSYDVRIDLTAPGAELVVHRSSEDLNAAVREAFDAVRRRLEEFARCRRGEIKRHAPASL; from the coding sequence ATGATGATGCTTCCGCTGCAAATGGTCGTACGGAATCTCTCACTTTCAGAAGCAGCCAAGGAGGATATTCGAGAAAAAGCTTCTAAGCTCAGTCGATATTATGATCCAATCGTGAGATGTCGCGTTATTGTAAATGCCCCGCACCGGCATCAGCGGAAGGGGCAATCGTATGATGTTCGGATCGACCTCACCGCGCCCGGCGCGGAGTTGGTTGTGCATCGGTCGTCTGAGGATCTCAACGCGGCGGTCCGAGAGGCCTTTGACGCGGTCCGCCGCCGGTTGGAAGAATTTGCCCGTTGCCGGAGGGGGGAGATCAAGAGACACGCGCCGGCCTCGCTTTAG